In the genome of Opitutia bacterium KCR 482, one region contains:
- a CDS encoding NAD-dependent 4,6-dehydratase LegB → MNLKSKNVFVTGADGFIGSHLVELLVKRGANVRALSQYNSFNNWGWLEDIDCKKDVEVVCGDIRDAHCVKKFSEKADVIFHLAALIAIPYSYVAPDSYVDTNVKGTLNVCQAALENGVSKVVHTSTSEVYGTAKYVPIDEKHPIQPQSPYSATKIGADCIAESFHRAFGLPLATARPFNAYGPRQSARAVIPSIITQLASGRKQIELGDTTPTRDFNFVKDTCAGFVAIAEADSTIGEVVNIATNCEISIADTFAVINEIMGANAEIVRDPKRIRPKNSEVNRLWGDNAKIKSLTDFSPKYDIRKGLAETVEWFSKPENLAKYKADIYNI, encoded by the coding sequence ATGAATTTAAAATCCAAAAACGTATTCGTAACGGGCGCGGACGGCTTTATCGGCTCGCACCTCGTGGAGCTTCTCGTAAAGCGCGGCGCAAATGTCCGCGCGCTCTCGCAGTACAACTCCTTCAACAACTGGGGCTGGCTCGAAGACATTGACTGCAAAAAAGACGTGGAGGTCGTTTGCGGCGACATTCGCGACGCCCACTGCGTCAAAAAATTTTCCGAAAAGGCCGATGTGATTTTCCACCTCGCCGCCCTCATCGCCATTCCCTATTCCTACGTCGCTCCCGACAGCTATGTCGATACCAACGTTAAGGGCACTCTCAATGTCTGTCAGGCGGCTCTCGAAAACGGCGTTTCCAAGGTTGTCCACACTTCCACGAGCGAAGTTTACGGCACGGCGAAGTATGTCCCGATTGACGAAAAGCACCCGATTCAGCCGCAGTCGCCGTACTCCGCAACGAAAATCGGCGCGGACTGCATTGCCGAAAGTTTCCACAGGGCGTTCGGGTTGCCGCTTGCGACGGCGCGTCCGTTCAACGCCTACGGTCCGAGGCAGTCGGCGCGCGCGGTGATTCCGTCGATTATCACGCAGCTCGCGTCGGGGCGCAAACAAATAGAGCTTGGCGACACCACTCCCACGCGCGACTTCAACTTTGTCAAGGACACCTGCGCGGGCTTCGTCGCTATCGCCGAGGCTGACTCCACGATAGGCGAGGTCGTCAACATCGCTACCAACTGCGAAATTTCCATTGCCGACACTTTCGCGGTTATCAACGAAATCATGGGCGCGAACGCCGAAATAGTCCGCGACCCGAAGCGCATACGCCCGAAAAATTCGGAGGTCAACAGGCTTTGGGGCGACAACGCGAAGATAAAATCGCTCACGGATTTTTCGCCGAAATACGACATTCGCAAGGGGCTTGCCGAAACCGTCGAGTGGTTCTCGAAGCCCGAAAATCTCGCGAAATACAAGGCGGACATCTACAACATTTGA
- a CDS encoding NeuD/PglB/VioB family sugar acetyltransferase encodes MKDLILFGAGGHAKSCIDVIEANGGYRIVGLFDVPEKVGSSVLGYPVIGHDEMLPEFCGKDVEFLITVGHVRSHEARSRLFARIGELGLKSATIVSPLARVSRYAEIGAGTIVMHYAFVNAGARVGANCIINTKALVEHDAEVGDTCHISTAAVVNGAAKIGGGTFVGSNATVANGAVVPPETFVKAGSVVK; translated from the coding sequence ATGAAAGACCTGATTCTTTTCGGCGCGGGCGGGCATGCAAAGTCGTGCATTGACGTAATCGAGGCAAACGGCGGCTATCGGATTGTCGGGTTGTTTGATGTTCCCGAAAAGGTCGGGTCTTCGGTTTTGGGCTATCCCGTAATCGGGCACGACGAAATGCTGCCCGAATTTTGCGGGAAAGACGTAGAGTTTCTGATTACCGTGGGGCATGTGCGCTCGCACGAAGCGCGGTCGAGACTCTTCGCCCGCATTGGGGAGCTCGGCTTGAAGTCGGCGACGATAGTTTCGCCCTTGGCGCGGGTTTCGCGCTATGCCGAAATCGGCGCGGGCACAATCGTCATGCACTACGCGTTTGTGAACGCTGGCGCGAGGGTGGGCGCAAACTGCATAATAAACACGAAGGCTCTTGTCGAGCACGACGCGGAGGTCGGCGACACCTGCCACATTTCGACTGCCGCCGTCGTAAACGGCGCGGCGAAAATCGGCGGCGGGACGTTTGTCGGCAGCAACGCGACTGTCGCCAACGGCGCGGTTGTGCCGCCCGAAACGTTCGTCAAGGCGGGGAGCGTCGTAAAATGA
- the neuB gene encoding N-acetylneuraminate synthase has product MSAVFVIAEAGVNHNGSAELAKRLIDAAADAGCDAVKFQTFKAADLVEPDAPKADYQKRNAKNRAESQYEMLKKLELSKSDTRMLKAYCRKRGILFLSSPFDCDSADFLSKLGMPIFKIPSGEITNLPYLRKINSFGRAVILSTGMATLSEISAALKVLRDCKISLLHCTTEYPCPFDAVNLNAMLAMKRRFRLPVGYSDHTRGIEVSVAAVALGAEIIEKHFTLSREMDGPDHKASLEPDELKQMVSSIRNVSAALGDGAKRPSAVEAKNAAVARKSIVAKRRIKKGELFSDANLATKRPATGISPMKWDSVVGKPAPRDFEKNERIVL; this is encoded by the coding sequence ATGAGCGCGGTGTTTGTCATAGCCGAGGCCGGCGTAAACCACAACGGAAGCGCGGAGCTTGCCAAGCGGCTTATCGACGCCGCGGCGGACGCCGGCTGCGACGCCGTGAAATTCCAGACTTTCAAGGCCGCCGACTTGGTCGAGCCCGACGCCCCCAAGGCTGACTACCAAAAGCGGAACGCGAAAAACCGCGCGGAGAGCCAGTACGAAATGCTCAAAAAGCTCGAACTTTCGAAGTCCGACACGCGCATGCTTAAAGCCTACTGCCGAAAGCGCGGGATACTTTTCCTGTCGTCGCCGTTCGACTGCGACAGCGCGGATTTTCTCAGCAAGCTTGGCATGCCGATTTTCAAGATACCGTCGGGCGAAATCACGAACCTGCCGTATTTGCGCAAGATAAATTCGTTCGGGCGCGCGGTAATTCTCTCGACGGGAATGGCGACTCTTTCGGAGATTTCGGCTGCGCTGAAAGTTCTGCGCGACTGCAAAATATCGCTCCTGCACTGCACGACCGAATATCCGTGCCCCTTCGACGCCGTGAATCTGAACGCAATGCTTGCCATGAAGCGCCGCTTTCGCCTGCCCGTTGGGTATTCCGACCACACGCGCGGAATAGAGGTGTCGGTTGCGGCGGTCGCGCTTGGGGCGGAGATTATCGAAAAGCATTTTACGCTCTCGCGCGAAATGGACGGGCCGGACCACAAGGCGAGCCTCGAACCCGACGAGCTGAAACAGATGGTGTCGTCAATCCGCAACGTTTCGGCGGCGCTGGGCGACGGCGCAAAGCGTCCGTCGGCTGTGGAGGCGAAGAACGCGGCGGTTGCGCGGAAGTCAATCGTCGCAAAAAGGCGCATCAAAAAGGGCGAGCTTTTTAGCGACGCGAACCTTGCGACGAAACGCCCCGCCACGGGAATTTCGCCCATGAAGTGGGATTCGGTCGTCGGGAAACCCGCGCCGCGCGACTTCGAAAAAAACGAACGGATTGTCCTATGA
- the neuC gene encoding UDP-N-acetylglucosamine 2-epimerase, translating into MKICVITAARSEYGLLRGLIFELRARKNVELSVLATGSHLEKSYGYTVREIEGDGVEIAARVRICAGDTKFGVLDTMANALSKVGRAVSKIKPDIAVILGDRYESLSIAAACCALGVPIAHIHGGELTYGAFDDAFRHAITKMASLHFAACAQYRKRIIQLGENPKTVFDVGALGVENIRKIPLLSKREIERVAGVAEASKTFLATFHPITTETDSQEAQMRALLDALVGRGGYTSLFTYPNADTGSRRLNALLSRYAKKYPDKIKVVGSLGARNYLSMMKYCAAVVGNSSSGIIEAPSFKRATVNVGSRQDGRVRTPSIIDCKPDAASISRALDTALSADFAAVLAKVKSPYGGKPTAKLIADKLLSETPKLGGKKIFFDL; encoded by the coding sequence ATGAAAATCTGCGTCATTACCGCCGCCCGCTCCGAATACGGACTTTTAAGGGGGCTGATTTTCGAGCTTCGCGCAAGAAAAAACGTCGAACTTTCGGTGCTTGCGACAGGTTCTCACCTCGAAAAAAGCTACGGGTACACCGTGCGCGAAATCGAGGGCGACGGCGTTGAAATCGCCGCCCGCGTGCGCATTTGCGCGGGCGACACAAAATTCGGAGTGCTCGACACCATGGCAAACGCGCTTTCGAAAGTCGGGCGCGCGGTCTCGAAAATAAAGCCCGACATCGCGGTGATTTTGGGCGACAGGTACGAGTCTCTTTCGATTGCCGCCGCGTGCTGCGCGCTCGGAGTGCCGATTGCGCACATTCACGGCGGCGAGCTTACATACGGGGCGTTCGACGACGCGTTCAGGCACGCGATTACGAAAATGGCGTCGCTGCATTTCGCTGCCTGCGCCCAGTACCGCAAAAGAATCATACAGCTCGGCGAGAATCCGAAAACCGTATTCGACGTCGGAGCTTTGGGCGTTGAGAATATCCGCAAAATTCCGCTGCTTTCGAAGCGCGAAATAGAGCGCGTTGCGGGGGTCGCCGAAGCGTCGAAAACGTTTCTTGCGACATTCCACCCCATAACCACGGAAACCGATTCGCAGGAGGCGCAGATGCGCGCGCTGCTCGACGCGCTTGTCGGGCGCGGTGGCTACACGTCGCTTTTCACGTATCCGAACGCCGATACAGGTTCGCGCAGGCTCAATGCGCTGCTTTCGCGCTACGCAAAAAAGTATCCCGACAAAATCAAAGTCGTCGGAAGCCTCGGCGCGCGGAACTATCTAAGCATGATGAAATATTGCGCGGCGGTTGTGGGCAATTCGTCGAGCGGGATAATAGAAGCGCCGTCTTTCAAACGCGCCACGGTGAACGTCGGCAGCAGGCAGGACGGGCGCGTGCGCACGCCCTCAATCATAGACTGCAAGCCCGACGCCGCGTCGATTTCCCGCGCTCTCGACACCGCTCTAAGCGCGGACTTCGCCGCAGTTCTTGCGAAAGTCAAAAGTCCCTACGGCGGCAAACCCACGGCAAAACTCATCGCCGACAAACTGCTTTCGGAAACGCCGAAGCTCGGCGGAAAGAAAATATTTTTCGACTTATGA
- a CDS encoding sugar phosphate nucleotidyltransferase, whose product MNELDSHLVGSNATILETLGKMNKIAGGMPLVLFVVSPDGRVLGSVTDGDIRRNLVAGATLDSSIDGVMNKKFHYLLDKRNYKKIGEFKALNLRLIPHVSPDGKLLGILNLNAKRTCLPVDAVIMAGGRGIRLQPYTNDIPKPMLPLRDKPIIAHNIERLASYGVENFHISVNHLKGQIIDYLTDRYADLNIDFIEEDAPLGTIGSVRLAKEFRNDDILVINADILTNIDFEDFFAKYKESFADMSVAAFTMKVDIPYAVLETSGNMIRGFTEKPTYNYYSNAGIYLFGRKLVDSIPPDSPYNATDMIEKLVENGGKVSYFPIVGYWLDIGTAQNYSKAKNDINYIKF is encoded by the coding sequence ATGAACGAACTCGACTCACACCTCGTAGGCTCGAACGCCACAATTTTGGAGACGCTCGGCAAGATGAACAAAATCGCGGGCGGAATGCCGCTCGTGCTGTTTGTGGTCTCGCCCGACGGCAGGGTTCTCGGCAGCGTGACCGACGGCGACATTCGCCGCAACCTCGTGGCGGGGGCTACGCTCGACTCGAGCATAGACGGCGTGATGAACAAAAAATTCCACTACCTTTTGGACAAGCGCAACTACAAGAAAATCGGCGAGTTCAAGGCTCTCAACCTGCGCCTCATTCCGCACGTTTCGCCCGACGGCAAACTGCTGGGCATTCTCAACCTCAACGCCAAGCGCACGTGCCTGCCGGTTGACGCGGTAATCATGGCGGGCGGCAGGGGAATCCGCCTGCAACCCTACACGAACGACATTCCCAAGCCCATGCTTCCCCTGCGCGACAAGCCGATTATCGCCCACAACATAGAGCGGCTGGCGTCGTACGGCGTGGAGAATTTCCACATTTCCGTAAACCACTTGAAGGGGCAGATTATAGACTACCTTACCGACAGGTACGCCGATTTGAACATCGACTTCATCGAGGAGGACGCGCCGCTTGGCACAATCGGCTCGGTAAGGCTCGCAAAGGAGTTCCGCAACGACGACATTCTGGTGATTAACGCCGACATTCTGACGAACATAGACTTCGAGGACTTCTTTGCAAAATACAAGGAGAGCTTTGCCGACATGAGCGTTGCGGCGTTCACGATGAAAGTGGACATTCCCTACGCCGTTTTGGAAACGTCGGGGAACATGATTCGCGGCTTTACCGAAAAGCCCACATACAACTACTATTCGAACGCGGGGATATACCTGTTCGGCAGAAAACTCGTAGACTCCATTCCGCCCGATTCGCCCTACAACGCGACCGACATGATTGAAAAGCTCGTCGAGAACGGCGGCAAGGTCTCGTACTTCCCGATTGTCGGCTACTGGCTCGACATCGGCACGGCGCAGAATTATTCCAAGGCGAAAAACGACATAAACTATATAAAATTCTGA
- a CDS encoding acylneuraminate cytidylyltransferase family protein — protein sequence MLNGKKIAAIIPARSGSKGLKDKNIKPLCGVPLLAHTVRAARESGAFDAVLLSTDSPKYAEIGREYGAEVPFLRSAETSTDGASSWSVVAETLSKLETRYDIVALLQPTSPLRTAENIREAFGLFFEKRAEAVVGLSEFPHSLKWINTLPENLSTRGFVNSEYANKPRQKIEKYYTINGAMYIVWTKFVEPKLDLFSLDSYAYIMPAEESVDIDTEIDFALAETILKNRTK from the coding sequence ATGCTAAACGGGAAAAAAATAGCGGCAATCATTCCCGCAAGAAGCGGGTCGAAGGGGCTGAAAGACAAAAACATCAAGCCGCTCTGCGGCGTGCCGCTCCTCGCCCACACGGTGCGAGCCGCCCGCGAAAGCGGCGCGTTTGACGCCGTGCTGCTTTCGACCGACAGCCCAAAGTACGCGGAAATCGGGCGCGAATACGGCGCGGAAGTTCCGTTTCTGCGCTCGGCTGAAACGTCAACCGACGGCGCGTCGTCGTGGAGCGTCGTGGCTGAGACGCTCTCGAAGCTCGAAACGCGCTACGACATCGTCGCGCTTCTGCAACCCACTTCGCCCCTGCGCACGGCGGAGAATATCCGCGAAGCGTTCGGGCTGTTTTTCGAAAAACGCGCAGAGGCGGTCGTGGGGCTTTCCGAGTTCCCGCACTCGCTCAAATGGATTAACACGCTCCCCGAAAACCTCTCCACGCGCGGCTTCGTAAATTCGGAGTACGCAAACAAACCGCGCCAGAAAATAGAAAAATACTATACAATCAACGGCGCGATGTATATAGTCTGGACAAAATTCGTGGAGCCGAAGCTCGATTTGTTCTCGCTCGATTCCTACGCGTACATAATGCCCGCGGAGGAGTCGGTCGACATAGACACGGAAATCGACTTCGCCCTCGCCGAAACAATTTTAAAAAACAGGACAAAATGA
- a CDS encoding DUF2157 domain-containing protein, producing MSFERELLKRIPRYEADGLIDRAAAEKLSAHLRASLEGKKPVFFNAVYFAGAILLIVSSCLFVQNIWDELSAGMRLLLAFVPLVISATFGVCALLLRLHPLLREAAAVANILAAGAMLCLIAAILNLEGNFRDFSVAMISFALPLVFIFNSRAAAGIAAIWCAVLANPYSRDAGVFDALFTCACFAAVGIHAFRNRAEPNALNAVLRLIICICVPILAGDALEILVVGMCPPVASEALSDIDHFYAAVPVGIGAAMLAVGAKSGDFRFLKVPHLFVGLLIMCGAMCVLNAPNSYVGEHAILLYSLPPLADLFGLSAAAGCILVGALALAVLAWGVATFRALASEERLTGAALAGFIFPLYAAAGLFCGNRYIPFMILSNAVFFAAAASLAFAGVRRGSFLLLNAGVAMIVWQGILRVSASDGGILFRSAFFGLCGILLIGANYFLKRRLDREN from the coding sequence ATGTCATTCGAACGCGAGTTGCTAAAAAGAATTCCGCGCTACGAGGCCGACGGGCTGATTGACCGCGCGGCGGCGGAGAAACTGTCGGCGCATTTGCGGGCGTCGCTCGAAGGCAAAAAGCCCGTTTTCTTCAACGCCGTCTATTTCGCGGGCGCGATTCTTTTGATTGTTTCGTCCTGCCTGTTTGTCCAAAACATTTGGGACGAGCTGTCGGCCGGAATGCGGCTGTTGCTTGCGTTTGTTCCGCTTGTGATATCGGCGACATTCGGGGTTTGCGCGCTGTTGCTGCGTCTGCACCCGCTTTTGCGCGAGGCCGCCGCCGTCGCCAACATTCTCGCGGCTGGCGCGATGCTTTGCCTGATTGCAGCCATTCTGAATTTGGAGGGAAATTTCCGCGATTTCTCCGTTGCGATGATTTCCTTTGCTCTTCCGCTTGTTTTCATTTTCAACTCGCGGGCGGCGGCGGGAATCGCCGCCATTTGGTGCGCGGTGCTCGCAAATCCCTACTCGCGCGATGCTGGCGTTTTCGACGCCCTATTCACCTGCGCGTGCTTTGCCGCCGTCGGAATCCATGCGTTTCGGAATCGCGCCGAACCGAACGCGCTCAACGCCGTGTTGCGCCTGATTATATGCATATGCGTCCCCATTTTGGCGGGCGATGCGCTCGAAATTCTTGTTGTCGGAATGTGTCCGCCGGTCGCCTCGGAGGCACTGTCTGACATCGACCACTTCTACGCCGCCGTCCCGGTTGGAATCGGCGCGGCCATGCTTGCAGTCGGGGCGAAGTCGGGCGATTTCCGCTTCTTGAAAGTTCCGCATCTTTTCGTCGGGCTTTTGATAATGTGCGGGGCGATGTGCGTTTTGAATGCGCCGAACTCTTACGTCGGCGAGCACGCGATACTTTTGTATTCTCTTCCGCCGCTTGCCGACCTGTTCGGGCTTTCGGCGGCGGCTGGGTGCATTCTGGTCGGGGCGCTTGCGCTTGCAGTGCTCGCTTGGGGAGTTGCGACGTTCCGCGCGTTGGCGTCCGAAGAGAGGCTGACGGGCGCGGCGCTTGCGGGCTTCATCTTCCCGCTGTACGCTGCGGCGGGGCTTTTTTGCGGGAACAGATACATACCGTTCATGATTCTTTCAAACGCCGTGTTTTTCGCCGCCGCCGCGTCGCTCGCCTTTGCGGGAGTGCGGCGGGGGAGTTTTCTGTTGCTTAACGCGGGCGTGGCAATGATTGTCTGGCAGGGGATTCTCCGCGTGTCGGCAAGCGACGGCGGCATTCTGTTCCGCTCGGCGTTTTTCGGGCTTTGCGGGATTCTGTTGATAGGCGCGAACTACTTTTTGAAGAGGAGGCTCGACCGTGAAAACTAA
- a CDS encoding squalene/phytoene synthase family protein, whose product MDAENSESAYHVRERKKSNLAFAFFCMEKDRARDMETFYAFCRLMDDIADEEVRPKDERRKILGDWKREIDAAYDSDAPISPLGEEMRSLVRRRNIPRQYVLDIIDGVLRDTYDDPFETFEDVRKYCYGVASAVGLVSIYIFGFKNERTKEFAESLGYALQFTNILRDVLDDIASHGRVYIPASEMEAFGVSRADLLERPHADNCRRLFAFMYFRAKHFFNKSRRLLQAEDKRALAPALVMWAIYEEILETIKKRGFLLARETLKISKPRKIALALGAIRRSKQPEPAGKKCGRAIVAGAGVAGIGAALRLALEGFDVSLYEAKSHIGGRCAALDWNGSRLDNASHAAMGCYLNFFGILDTLGTSDFFAPTKSMEFLFGGGKKTLVKFPDKRAGFLKRTLACLAYGKLDGMRKNLPLFVKLKLGLANARDGETALAYLERMKIGAEGIANFWEPFCVSALNTPLAETDATLMLDTAKKSVLGGGINGVLYLPQKPIADALAPAALYIKGVGGNVFTNETVEKLHSDGKRIAGISTNKCDFAACDVFVSALGFKTLAKLLPENSAVKRRLSDIAETDITNIYFETNRELLDGEYACLIGSPLHWIFRKPSNDGHVYGITISASSVMPTKAAAETLLKTELKKFFGEVEISAVLPSTFVGATISADTKSERARPKASDFSDFENMRVCGDWVQSGLPCTMESAAKSSQDFEI is encoded by the coding sequence ATGGACGCCGAAAACTCCGAAAGCGCGTACCACGTGCGCGAGCGCAAAAAATCGAACCTCGCATTCGCGTTTTTCTGCATGGAAAAAGACCGCGCGCGCGACATGGAAACATTCTACGCCTTCTGCCGCCTCATGGACGACATCGCCGACGAAGAGGTGCGCCCCAAAGACGAGCGCAGGAAAATCCTCGGCGACTGGAAGCGCGAAATAGACGCCGCGTACGACTCCGACGCCCCAATCTCCCCGCTCGGCGAGGAAATGAGGTCGCTCGTGCGCCGCAGAAACATTCCGCGCCAGTACGTGCTCGACATCATCGACGGCGTCCTGCGCGACACCTACGACGACCCTTTCGAAACTTTCGAAGACGTGCGCAAATACTGCTACGGCGTGGCGTCGGCAGTGGGGCTTGTGTCGATATACATCTTCGGCTTCAAAAACGAACGAACAAAGGAGTTCGCCGAATCGCTCGGCTACGCGCTGCAATTTACGAACATTCTCCGCGACGTGCTCGACGACATCGCCTCGCACGGGCGCGTCTACATTCCGGCAAGCGAAATGGAGGCGTTCGGAGTCTCGCGCGCCGACCTGCTCGAACGCCCGCATGCCGACAACTGCCGGCGGCTTTTCGCGTTCATGTACTTCCGCGCAAAACACTTTTTCAACAAGTCGCGCAGACTGCTGCAAGCGGAGGACAAACGCGCCCTCGCGCCCGCGCTCGTCATGTGGGCAATCTACGAGGAAATATTGGAAACCATCAAAAAACGCGGATTCCTGCTTGCGAGGGAAACGCTGAAAATCTCCAAACCGCGGAAAATCGCGCTCGCGCTCGGCGCAATAAGACGCTCGAAACAGCCCGAACCGGCGGGCAAAAAGTGCGGGCGCGCAATCGTCGCGGGCGCGGGTGTCGCGGGAATCGGCGCGGCGTTGCGGCTCGCGCTCGAAGGCTTCGACGTATCGCTGTACGAGGCAAAATCGCATATCGGCGGCAGATGCGCCGCGCTCGACTGGAACGGCAGCAGGCTCGACAACGCAAGCCACGCCGCAATGGGCTGCTACCTCAACTTCTTCGGCATACTCGACACCCTCGGCACGTCGGACTTCTTCGCGCCGACAAAATCGATGGAATTTCTCTTCGGCGGCGGCAAAAAAACGCTCGTCAAATTTCCCGACAAACGCGCAGGATTCCTTAAAAGAACGCTCGCGTGCCTCGCCTACGGAAAGCTCGACGGCATGCGCAAAAACCTCCCGCTTTTCGTCAAGCTCAAACTCGGTCTTGCAAACGCCCGCGACGGCGAAACCGCGCTCGCGTACCTCGAACGCATGAAAATCGGCGCGGAGGGAATCGCCAACTTCTGGGAGCCGTTCTGCGTGTCCGCGCTCAACACGCCGCTCGCCGAAACCGACGCAACGCTCATGCTCGACACCGCGAAAAAATCGGTGCTCGGCGGCGGAATCAACGGCGTGCTCTACCTGCCGCAAAAGCCGATTGCCGACGCGCTCGCGCCCGCCGCGCTCTACATTAAAGGCGTCGGCGGAAACGTCTTCACAAACGAAACCGTCGAAAAACTGCACTCCGACGGAAAGAGAATCGCGGGAATCTCGACAAACAAGTGCGACTTCGCCGCGTGCGACGTTTTCGTGTCCGCGCTCGGCTTTAAAACGCTCGCAAAACTTCTGCCCGAAAACTCCGCCGTAAAACGGCGGCTCTCGGACATCGCCGAAACCGACATCACAAACATATACTTCGAAACAAACCGCGAACTTCTCGACGGCGAATACGCGTGCCTCATAGGCTCGCCCCTCCACTGGATTTTCAGAAAGCCATCGAACGACGGACACGTCTACGGAATAACAATCAGCGCAAGCTCGGTCATGCCGACAAAAGCGGCGGCGGAAACACTGCTGAAAACGGAACTGAAAAAGTTTTTCGGGGAGGTCGAAATCTCCGCCGTCCTGCCGTCTACGTTCGTGGGAGCTACGATTTCCGCCGACACGAAAAGCGAGCGCGCCCGCCCGAAGGCATCGGATTTCTCCGACTTCGAAAACATGCGCGTCTGCGGCGACTGGGTTCAGTCGGGACTTCCGTGCACAATGGAATCGGCGGCGAAAAGCTCGCAAGACTTCGAGATATAG
- the hpnC gene encoding squalene synthase HpnC encodes MPQVPNLEESYRKCRELADSHYENFPVAKMVPKKIRPHVAAIYAFARTADDIADEEHESIAADDPVRIENLEKFEAQLDAAPDALDPKWSWIFAAVADTVRKFGIPVQLLRDLVSAFKQDVVKKRYADFPELLDYCRRSANPVGRLVLILHGIRNDELFGYSDDICSALQLANFWQDMSVDRAKNRIYVPQSDWRGAEEAEIFADSASARVKDIVKFECERTEKMFKSGERLIKHLPFPLSLEIKITVEGGRAILKKIASQNYDTLSKRPSLNAADKVKLLMSALF; translated from the coding sequence ATGCCACAAGTTCCGAATTTAGAGGAGTCGTACCGCAAGTGTCGGGAGCTCGCAGACAGCCACTACGAGAATTTTCCCGTCGCAAAAATGGTGCCGAAGAAAATCCGCCCGCACGTCGCAGCAATCTACGCGTTCGCCCGCACCGCCGACGACATCGCCGACGAAGAGCACGAATCAATCGCAGCAGACGACCCCGTAAGAATTGAAAATCTCGAAAAATTCGAAGCCCAGCTCGACGCCGCCCCCGACGCGCTCGACCCCAAGTGGAGCTGGATATTCGCGGCGGTCGCCGACACCGTGCGGAAATTCGGCATTCCCGTACAGCTTCTGCGCGACCTCGTGAGCGCGTTCAAGCAGGACGTCGTGAAAAAACGCTACGCCGACTTCCCCGAACTCCTCGACTACTGCCGCCGCAGCGCAAACCCCGTCGGACGCCTCGTGCTCATTCTGCACGGAATCCGCAACGACGAGCTATTCGGATACTCCGACGACATCTGCTCGGCGCTGCAACTTGCGAACTTCTGGCAGGACATGTCGGTGGACCGCGCAAAAAACAGAATCTACGTTCCGCAGTCCGACTGGCGCGGCGCGGAAGAAGCCGAAATCTTCGCAGACTCCGCAAGCGCGCGCGTGAAGGACATCGTGAAATTCGAATGCGAAAGGACGGAAAAAATGTTCAAGTCGGGCGAGCGGCTCATCAAACACCTGCCGTTCCCGCTGAGCCTCGAAATAAAAATCACGGTGGAGGGCGGACGCGCGATTCTCAAAAAAATAGCGTCGCAAAACTACGACACGCTCTCGAAACGCCCGTCGCTCAACGCCGCCGACAAGGTCAAACTTTTAATGTCCGCACTCTTTTAA